The following nucleotide sequence is from Channa argus isolate prfri chromosome 9, Channa argus male v1.0, whole genome shotgun sequence.
GACTCCACAGTCTCAAGCATGTCAGATTGGTAAATTGTCTAGTGGTTATTGTCTTCGAtcatcttttttgtgttttgagttCTGTTTCCCATTCGGCTCTCGTGTACAGTGTAAAGGTTATTCTGCTCATcactaaatatataaaacactgATTCCACTCCACCAACAATGATCTTGTGAGTGTTTCACAGTGTCACAGTCTATTTggcaaaactaaattaaaaataaggtgACGAGTTGTTGTAGACAGCGCTTGGGAAATGGTCCTTTTTATCTGAATAACCACTGTACAGCACAGACCTACAGGAAGTGATGTTGCAGGGCTTGACATGGAGAAAGGATTAAAATGACCAATGTCTCTTACTCTCACACATACAGTTAGGGTGTCTACTGATCAGactgtgcattaaatgttaattacagCAACAAATCATTGTATAACTGTTTTTGACATTCCATAATAAGGGAATGCAAatttttgcacccaactgtatctGTTAAGTTAAAGTTGAGGATTTGATTGAATAATAATAGAATTATAGTTTGTCATTGTCCACCTGCTGAGAGCCCATAATATGTGACAGCAACGTCTTCAAAATGGGATTTTTGTGACTGAGCTTCATGGCTGTGTTTTCCCAGTTTTTACTTGACCTTGACCTTAAGCAACATTCTCTGCCCTGTGTTTAAGGATGTACTGTATTAATATTATGTATATTTGAACTGTGGATTTTCAGCTGTTTGCCTGCATTATCATTCCTGGCCTCCCACAGGTTTGGAAGACTACATGAAACGATACGGAGAAGGCATAATGAGGCTTATAACATCTTTTGGACCAGTACCAGACTTCTTCTGTGAGGGAGCAAAGAGCATCATTAATGTAAGAAAGATATCAGCAACAGTTTTAGATTCATGTGCAAAATTATTAAGATGGCTAAATAGTTTTGATGCTTTCATACAGACTGAGGAAAATGACATTGCAGTAAACTTAGTCATGAACATAAAAGGGATTAAAGTCAGATTATATATTCTGCTGTGCACTGGACACCTTTTGCATGAATAGGGTTGGATGTTATTTGCAATGCAGATTTTAATGAGTCACTAAAAGCAATCAGCCAAAACAAGCAAGAAAACTAGACATGTTATCTCTGCAGTGCATGTTGTCACCAGCCTCTGCCATTAGTCAGATTCACCAAGATTTTGCAGTATGTTTCCACTACAGGAATATTCCCCCAGAAACAGGATCATGCTAATtggtaaagtaaaataaagtaaagggAGTGTTCTGCCGCATAGATGAACATCTCAGGAACAGGAAAAAATCATGACTAACAAACCAGAAGTTCTGTTGTCCATTTTTTGCAGAGGATGTTTCACATGGGTTCAAATAACGTACACAACTTCCTGAAACAACTATAGGCAGATTTACATTGTACCCCTTCTTCAACTATAAGGCCTTCACCAAACAACTGTCAGCCCCTAGTGAAGCTaacacttttcacactttgtgTAATAATCCATCAATTAGCAGGAACTCCAGTATGACTACAAGTAGGTACCTCACATCACCTGAAGGCCTTTAATTATTGTCTGATGTTTTCTTCCTCAGGAAATGTGTGAGTTGATTCCCAGTGGACAACAACATCTGACAGCCAGAAAGGACAGGAGGGACCAGCTCCTCATGGGTCTAGCCAAGCTGAAGAAGGACCACTAAGATGATCACGCAGGAACAAAACTTCTGATTAGCTGCTAATTAGAAATAGGactcttttaaacatttatcattttctttgtaGTGATTAAGATTGTGAATCATGGTGCGCTGTGCATAAAGACTATCTGTGTACATGAATTTCATGTAAAGTGTCAAATGACGATTTGATTGACAGACAATTAAATACATACTTTTCATTATCGTGATGTTGAAGGGATCTGTTTGTGGACTGAGAACTGGACTGTTCCTGCAGCGAAACAAATCGATGATGTCCGTTGCATTAACTGGTTACTGATGGATTCCTGAATCAGAACAGGTGAAATGCCTTTTACCTATTTATGACCACGAGCCCTAAATTGCCAGTTGCCGATCTTTCCCACGTTTAAAACACTACATAAACCATTTTTAGAATAATATAAGGCATTAAACCACCAACCACATAAATGTATCCATCATCAGTCATTaaatagagtaaaaaaaaattgacattttttagctgaaaatgtgaaaagttaTCAAAATATCTGGCGAGTCTCTGTATAGATCAGCTAATTATTTCATGTCAAAAGTACTGGTTAGTTTCAGGGTCCAAAAAATGACATGAATTTAATTATAAAGTTCCAGTCTATAAAATCATAATGTGCACAAAATAAAGCGTTTCGAGCTCGTCCTGCCACTGATGACTGTGCCCCCCACGGGTGCCTGCTGGCACCACCCTGGAACTGGTCCCTCCCCGTCTGCAGGAGCGATGATAAAAACCTCTGAAGTCTCAGGTGCGTCTCAGAGGCCCTGAAGAGCGGACAAGTTAAACTCCGTATCCCGACAATTTGAACTCTGTAGGAGCGCAGGGTCCTCAAACCTCTTAACAATAAAGgattaatatttctttaatttttgttCGTTTCTTCGTGGaaaattacagatttttttttgataaGCTCCTCAGACACAGGTAAGTCCCTGGGATCCGGGTGTTCGTGGTGGAGGTTGTGCACTCAGTGCACTTTACCCTAATTTCCCCAGTGTGGTTAGATGACAACTATTGGCCGATCACCTCTTATAGTAGTAGAAATAATTACAGCTTCCATTTAATGGCGCACGATGTATTGTATTAAAATTATGTAGCAAAATATATTCATGTTATTGACGCCGCAGAAAAGAAACATGTCTTGTGGGTAAAGGGTTTAAAGAAAGTGCTAATGAGcaacaatgaatgaaaacaaagtttaacTCATTTAAACTAATTAAGTTGAATTGTCCTGCGATTTAATTTCGATCAAGATAAAGTCCtactgtaattttctttttaaatttcctttctgtgtatttattaaaGTCATTACTGCTACGAAGCAGGACATTGGGGGACACAGGACAGGAGTGTCCTCACCTAGGATTTTAACGCAGGAGCCAGATTTCCTTAGTGAACAACGTGCTTATAATTAACTATTAATACATAAATGacgataaaataaaaaatatgttgaaatcTCTGCCAAGGGACAGCAAGAAGACACACATGCAATCTCTGTCCTGGATGCAGTGGTGTATTAAATGACaaactataactatatatatttgttttgttatcaCATTGTATCTTTCTAAAAATGAATAGTACTCAAAATTCTAACATAAGAGACTTTTTAGTGCCACATTATCAGAACTGCCCAAAAGCCTCTTGACCCATGTGAGCCCATGGGTTAAAGCCTCCAAAGTTAAAGTTTATATTTCTCAtttgaaagagctcagttaAGACCCAAAGTCCACCAAAAAAGCTGTGAAACCACTCAATATTATACACAAAGGTCAGAAATTGTCCAAGACAGGTGCGAAACGtccaaaaaataaagataaaatgaccaaaacacagACACTAAACTTCAGAATTGggacacaaaatgacaataacCAGTGAAATCAACAAAAAGCACTGGTAGAAGCCTTCTTCTGTCTGGACTAATCTAAGAAAGGTGTGTTCTACTACGAACAGGTACATGTCTGTATCTTCAGAACATTTTGAGATAATTGCAGCAAACGTAATTTTGAACATGTGGAATTCCTGTTTTCTGCAGGTCACCTGAGTCCTCCTCATCACCATGAGCTGGGGAGCCCTCTATGCCCAGTTGGGTGGTGTCAACAAGCACTCCACCAGTATAGGAAAGATTtggctctctgtccttttcaTCTTCCGCATCACTATTCTGGTTCTGGCAGCTGAGAGCGTCTGGGGGGACGAGCAGTCAGACTTCACGTGCAACACACAGCAGCCCGGCTGCAAGAACGTCTGCTACGACCATTTCTTTCCCGTGTCGCACATCCGATTGTGGTGCCTGCAGCTGATTTTTGTATCTACGCCTGCCCTGCTGGTGGCCATGCACGTCTCCTACAGGAACCGTGGGGACAAGAGGACCATGCTGGCCTCAAATGGTGCCGAGAAGATGTCAGACACGGACCTTGAGACGCTGAAGAAGAGGCATCTGCCAATCACAGGCCCACTCTGGTGGACATACACCTGCAGCTTGTTCTTCCGCCTCATCTTTGAGGGCGGATTCATGTACGCGCTCTATTTTGTCTACGACGGCTTCCAGATGCCACGGCTGGTGAAGTGTGAGCAGTGGCCTTGTCCCAACAAGGTGGACTGCTTTATCTCCAGGCCAACAGAGAAGACGGTCTTCACCATTTTCATGGTGTCCTCATCAGCTATCTGCATGGTGCTGAACGTGGCCGAGCTGTTGTACCTCATCGCCAAGGCGATCATGAGGTGCACGGCCACGTCGCACAAGAGgacacactcttacacacacacagacggtGTCTCACGGGATGTCATGCTCCTGCAAAACAAGAAGAACGAGATGCTGCTGTCTTCGTCCACAGACTCGTCCAGCAACAAGACAATGTGCTGAAGGGCAAACATCATTGGAGAAGCATAAACTTTACATCTAACTACCCATGATGGTCATAGTCTAGAAATCAGGCTCTAAATGTGAACTTTCACCAGAGTTGTCTCATGAGAAGGTGAAACAGAGTTGGTCTGTAGTCTTACATACTGTATGGCGTCAAACTTGCCAGGCACATCTCTGACGCACAGATATAGATTATACACCTAGAGTTTAAATGTAGCAGAGCTCCCACCAGCGAATGTTCAAGGGCCTGTTTGTGTTCTTGGAACAAAAAGCcacagtatatacagtagcaGAGATAGTTTTCCATACACAATCTTTGCATCTGTGTCATCTGACTTTTCATACAGCGGATGGTTGACTGCGTTTGTTGATGGATGATGGTGGTTTTAATAGTCTCAGTGTGCTGCACACGGCCAGAGTGAGAAGAATGAGGCAGCACTGACATCTAATGGTGAAAGTGAAGCATCTTGCTCACGAAAAACCCTGATTTTTTCGTTTTTTCATTTAGTGTtttaaagaagaggaaggaaggagaaaaaaagagttcaAGTTTACAAGCAATTATATGGGATTGTAATTGTGGTTGAATGAAATGGATATTTCACTGTAATTGATAAAGTCTTTCTGATCCTGCTGTGCTGAATCTAGTCACTTTAGCATGAagttaaatcttaaaaataattcTACAGTTTGTCATTTATGTGTGTTCATTACTAATGGGAGGTGTGTTGCACAGGGTTATGCTTTAAGCTTTAAATCGAATCTTAGTGTCTTTTACTTGAATGAAATTGTTTCACACCTGTGTGTTGGGGGTTAAACATATGGAATGTTTGGACTGTACACGGTGTTAGAAATGTCCCAAAAAATCAATACATGTGAGTTATTTGCCACACATGATGTGATGATGCCTTAAGTTAATAGAAAGGCTTTGATTTACAAATACTAACCAACGATGgactgtttttgcattttgtaacatttattttcacctgCCAGTGATGCTGTTTCGAAAAGCAGGAATTTTAGCCTCGTCGCACAACTTCAAAAATAGTCCTATACTATTATTGCCTGATATTCCTGTGTGGTTGCAGGGGTAACTGACTCCAGCTGGCTGTATCAGCTTTCAGCATGAGCCTTATTTTAGCTGCCACGCTAATCACTGCTCGGCTGATATCAAAGTGAAAATGTCTTTGTCCTCCCTCCATCCAGGAATAGCTGAGTCGGATTAGTCACCTTTTGCCCATCGACAAGACGTCTCAGCTCCACAATTATAAAACGAAAACCTCTTGTTGCCTCCTGCTGACTCCGTAACGCTGAGTCGTATGTTGACGTCACACAATTGCTACAAGTGAAACCCTGTTGGCAACAGAGGTTTTGACCAAAGATGCACAGACATACAAACTCTGGATGCTTTTGTTTGCAGATCTTGAGAAGatgtttgtgatttgttttcaagtTTGTTACATGTGTCTTTTCTgcattgacctttgaccttttgcTTCCTGTAACAGACAGATGAGATTTTGAGAATGAGTAATGGACATCATTTCAAAGGAGCAGGGTGATCGTTTCCATCCCACGATGCTGTTGTTTTCAACACTTTTCCTTTTCTAACAGATAACAGTAATGGACAGACAGCTTTTTACGGAGGAAATGAAGATGTTAAGTGTTTATGATTGTGGTTCTATCACACTTGAACATTGATCCTTTGACGTTTTTTCATAAATCAGTAAAAGCAAAACTGTGtgatatgttgctttattgctCTGTAATACCTCTGGGTgggattttttaatttattctattGTATTTCCCCTATGAGGCCCAAAAAGTTTCCTCTGCTCGCAGACTTTGTCTGTTTTCCACAGTTTGCTCATTTTaataatcatgtttttattaatcgCTCATATTTTATCTGATCAGAGTAGTATGTGTCTATGGAGCATCCTTGAGTTAATACTTTCAGGcaatttaattgtgtttttcctaatattttatttatttgtaaattgaCTGTTGTTGGACTGTTAAGAGTTTGGGGCAAATCTTGCCAGGAAACACT
It contains:
- the gjb8 gene encoding gap junction protein beta 8, with product MSWGALYAQLGGVNKHSTSIGKIWLSVLFIFRITILVLAAESVWGDEQSDFTCNTQQPGCKNVCYDHFFPVSHIRLWCLQLIFVSTPALLVAMHVSYRNRGDKRTMLASNGAEKMSDTDLETLKKRHLPITGPLWWTYTCSLFFRLIFEGGFMYALYFVYDGFQMPRLVKCEQWPCPNKVDCFISRPTEKTVFTIFMVSSSAICMVLNVAELLYLIAKAIMRCTATSHKRTHSYTHTDGVSRDVMLLQNKKNEMLLSSSTDSSSNKTMC